A stretch of DNA from Pagrus major chromosome 22, Pma_NU_1.0:
ACAGTACAGCTTCTCAGGTTGAAAGCAAAGGGAATTAAAACACAGATCgacaaaatgttttaagaaactttgtttattcagaggTTTGACTGAGGGTTTAGAAGAATCGGTCCAGAGGAGATCTGCCTTTGATGGGTGGAGTCTGTACTTCTTCGCTCTGGAAACAAAGTATAGATCAAACTGAATATAAAGTAGATGCCGCTTAACTTTGATTACATGTTTGAGTCCATACAGTTTATATTCAGTCACTTAcccatttttatttcttttatccCATGATGTCTCAAGTTACTCATGCCCGTAGGATCCACACACTGGCCTCTGCAGGCTCCATCTGCCTGGTTGTTTGTGTCACAAATCACTGCGTCGCAGTGGACATAAATCTGTGGACAGAAGGATTTGTTATGCAGGGCTACACACACTCCCATGAGCATAAAGCCAATAGATGCCTCATTTGGATGCGCAAGCCTTTTACCTCATCTTTCAAAACCTCTTCATCTCTGGTGAAGGTGAACATCTTTATAGAGAAGCGCTTGATGTGTGATGGGACTGCAACCCTGGTGTCGCTCATAACAGGATGAAAGATGGTAGCGTAGCTGTCGTCACGGTTCTGGCAACTAGTGAGGGAATAAAAACATGCATTGTAGCATCCTTTAAACCTTGTCTTGTGACTGATGTGGCACAAATACTCACTCTGTCAAGAGACAAATAAGCCGTTAAAAACAATTAGAAATAAACCTGAATTTTGCTTTCAAAATTTTAGGTTGTGTTAGATCATGCTGTGCACTACCTGTCCACAATGATGTCCCAGCTGGGCAAAGATGCTCTGTCCTCTTGAAGGGTGGCCCAACAGTTCTCCAAGATGAGCTCCAACTGTGGGTCAGTTGACTGcatcagctccacctcaaaGTACAGAGGCTGCCGCAAGTATTTCACGACTGGGTAATCTTCTGCTTGGTAGAAGAGGTCGTAGGATGCATCTGAAGAATTCAGGTAAGGGGGTggtatggaaaaaaaaaaaaaaaaaaaaaaaattatgaatggTGAATTCCAGTATTTTATAACCTGGGCCCTGTATTCCCATGTTATGGGGTGTAAATGACTTGCTTGAAATTTGCAGTAAACAAGTTTTCTGTTCATGAATAATTGAACCATCAGCATTTAGAGGGCTCCTTTAAACCTTACTATCACTATAAAATTTGTCTGCCAAGAGGCTGGATAACTGGTGACTCACTCCTAGAAATGATTGAACAAACCcacattttcagtttattcaaatGTTTGAAGGAGTTCTTTGTGACTGAGGAAAACCAAaattgtctttgcaacagcggtGCAAACAATACTTTGAAAACCCTAGGGGGGAAAGTAGTCTGTTGTCACTtcaagtttggaaaatgctCCAGTAaattgcctcagctggcagcagcaacacagctgcaatgtaatcctttggcGCAACTACAACTGTCGAAGTTACGTTCACTAAAAGTGCTCATTTTGGCCACTCGCAGGCTGAGGGTATTCTGCAAAGTGTCTAACAAGAGTGTTATCGAGTTGCAATATGCAAGTTTGTTAGAGTCCATCTCCAAACATCTCCTCAGCTCGTTTAGTGGATGCATCTTCAGTCAGAGTTGCCAAAAAGCAATTACATTGCAGTCATGTTGCAGCTGTGGTGATCTATTGGACTggttccaaaacttttggtaagaaGATAGTATGAATCACTTGCagaccaaaacatgtaaatgtactgCTGCCAAATTAACTCTGTATGGGAGTTGAGGGCACTGGGGAAATGTGTTTACATCACTAGAGCAGGAGCTTTGGCCTTGGATGGGCCAGGGGGTAgccgttagcatgctaacttcagtagatgtcaCTGCAACATATTGACATCAagtcaaaactgtcatttctccACATTCTGTTTAAAACTGgcacctttaaaatgtcctTCAATGCAGTTTCAAGGCAAAAGATAAGTGATGTCCATTTAGTAAAGTACAATCTTACCTTGAGCTAGCCTCATTTGCACCATCAGCTGTCCTGAACCGATCTCTGCGGAGGGCTCAATGCTTCTTGGTTTGTAGCTGAAGGAAATGGTCTGAGTGTCGTTGACCACATAGTAGCAGGAAATGGTTTGCCTGaagagataaaataaaaacaaaagctctCACTGACCAGATGGCACATCGGGATAAAAGACTGGACGAGCCCCTCTACCTGTAATCCGGGTCAACAGGTGATGTGTAGGCTGCTCCCTTGCGGTTGTCGTGATAGAGGGCGATCTCATTTTCATACAGCATGTAGTGGTCaaagaactggaaaaaaaaaaagtggcattaaaacatttaacatagGAACACTTGAATTTCTAGAACTAAGGTGACATTAAACATACTGTTCTTGTGGTCCCACAGGAGTCAACACTGAAAGAGAAATATGCAAAGCGGTCGTCGCTGAACACAGGTTTGCAGGACTGGTCATTTAGTGTCAGCCAACTAGGGTTGAGATTAGGCACAGATTCCACCTTCACAGCCCAAGCTGCCATTGTTCCATTGGCGTAGCACTCTGAAGGTAGAGGAGGCAAGGGATGAAAAATCTTTCCTATAATCcgaacagtagaaatactacaAGTTCTTATATCTTACGAGTTGTTGTCAGGGGGAAGTTGCAGGCCAGGTAGAGATCAGCCAGCACCCAGTTGTTGTTTGGCTCGTATAGAAGCAGGTCAAGTCTGGCTTTGACGGAGTCTGAGGTTATCAGCTGTAAGACAAAGTCAAATTGTCCAGTTCAGATCAAAAGTTAACACTTTAGCTGAAAAATGACCTACCAACATGAattttttaaacagaatttgTTTAGCATTTTTTGACGCCTTGgcatctactgaagttagcatgccaacCAGCGAGCCCAGCCCATTCTAAAGCTCCTATACAGTTACGAGtacatgtaaaatgtttatttaagtgttcaataaagactgaaaaactttgcaagaaaaaaaaaaagttattcagTACggatgtttcagtttcttgacaAACCTCGAAGGCCGTGTCTATGGAATTGTATGGCACTATGAGGCTGAAGTGTGTGGCATTTTCTTGGAAACTGTAGCCCTCGGCCATTTCAGGAGAGAGCGGTCGAGGGCCAACCATGGTCTTGAAATTGCTGCCTTGATTCCCGTATGTCACGCTGACGTAAAACTGGTTCTGGTCGCAGGTGCCTGTGACAGTGGGTAGCACTGAAAGCAGAGAAGAACATACCATTACTCGGCCATGTCGGTTTCACATTcaattctggaaaaaaaagcagccataataaaaacagtattGTCAAAAGCAAAGATGATCTCACCAACGTCCTGCAGAGAAATGTCCACATCCACTGGGTGGGCAAACGGAGTCTCTTCAGGCAGGATGATGAACCCAAAGATCAGAGGGAGGAAGTAGGTTGTAACCAAGGGTTCAGGGTTCTGCAggtacagaaaaacaaagttcagGTCATGTCAATGAAAACGCCACAGTTATATTTTGCAGAGACAATCAGGTCACATACATGTTTCAGGACAACGTCCTCATCAATTGGCACTTGCAGAGAGAAGCTCTTTGTGCCGTTGGGGAAGCTATGCTCCTGGACAGTGAAACCTCTGGTTCTGCTCTCCTCAACAGTGAGAACCCCGGTGGAGAAGGTGATGTTCCTCAGCGCCACATCATGAAGGAAGGTTCCCACAAGAACACTGAACACCCGCTCCTCTGGGACAGTATCTGAGGAACACAGTGGCAGGTTTTTAACCATTTTCCAACAAGCCTGAATTGAGTCCAACAGAAAACAGGTCTTACGGTCTTGGTTGTGGGGAGGTCGAGGCATCAGAGGGGTGGTAATGGGAAACAAAACCTTGTATCTGGTGTCTTCCTGGGAGTTATCCACCCTCCACAGTAACTCAAGCATGGGCTCCACAGAGTATGTGATGTGGTACTGGTAATCTGGGGCATGGCTCTGCAATTATTCAtaacatttcaataaaacatgcaaatggACCAGTGACCAGAGTGTTGCATATCAAATCTAGAGGCTTCCCAACCTTGAAGTAGCCATCAGGTGAGCCCACTGGGATCTCAATGACGATGTGGAAGTCTGTGGTAGTGAGTGTGTACCCCCGTGTGGCCATCTGAGATTTATCCAGCTTCTGCCCGTTGATGCCCATGTGCATTTCTGTGATTTTATAGCCACCGTCCAGCAGAGGTGTCACACGGCGAGGTACGTGCCACGAGATTACATCCTCGGTGAAGAGGACACCACCTGTTAATGAGAACGAGACAAACAACTTAGACACTTTAAAAGTACAAATCGTTGTAGGTTTGAAACTCTGTATAAGGCAAGAATGCTTTAGTATCTCAAAAGATTAAGTACAAACCAAATACTTCTGTATACTTGCCAGTGCAAACCAACTAAACTTGAGTATCTGATGATTACATAAGCAACttatttttagtgtttaagTATACCAAGTGTATTGTGTTCACTGAAATCCACAGATTGGCTGAGACTCACCTGTGGGACATGCAGCTGCCAAGTTCACCATACTCAGACCATGTGGCGCCTTGTAATAAGCGCTCACCTTGAAAACTTCCATTGGGATTCCAGCCACCTAAAGGGGATGAATTAATGTCATTTACGAGCAGGAACATAAATGGACACTGGAGATGTGGGTGTGTTGCTTACGTCCTCTGTATAAGACTCTGCTGTATTATACGGGCTTCTCATAACCAGGCGACTTGAAGTCATCATGGCACCGTAGCCAGCCTGTTCAGCCTCCCTCAGCACCATTGACACTGGCTCTGGACTGTAAAATGTCATCTTCCAGATACCATGTGCGTCACCAGATGCCTGTATGGAAGAAAAAAGTAATCCTGCTCATTTCTTCTATTGCAGGGGATGGCAAATTGTGCAGGGTGTCGACTGTAATATGAATGATAAACAGACGTCAGGAACGGCATTGAGCTTTGCGTCTTCTTCCTGAGTCTGCCCCTTAGCTTCAGCTTGTGCAACAGGTTTAGCCATGTGGTTTGACACCTAAAAAACCGGAAATGATTGCTTTATTATTTTccaggaccacacacacacacacgatggtAGGATCAATGTAAAGTGACCTACTTCCATGTAGTTCCTGTCGCAGAGAATCTCCTTGGAGGCCCACCGAGTGTAGCTGCATGTCTGCGTCACGTCATGACTAACCACGTCTGATGGACTCTGGCCGTGCATTTTGAGTCTCAGGCCAATATTAAATGTTGTATCGTCCTAGCAAAGAAAGAGATGCTCGAGGACATTACATTTTGCAGTATTAAAAAAGGGTAGCaatgtttgttttaagtgtgatttgtttaaaaacagtttCTTTGGTTTGAGCTTCTCCAGTTTGTGGATATAccgcttttgtttgttttatcattaaATACATAAGCTTGGGTTTAGAAAATCATTTTGAAGACCTCACtctggacatttttcacaagacactgtaccatcaatgattttaaggtaaaaagttacataatgttgctctaAAATAAGTCTGAAGAATAAAAAAGGGACTGTAACAGGTGTTTCATCACTGGAAAAGTACAATAAAATGGCATCAAATACTTTCAACATACTTTGTTGTCCACGTAGCAGGACATCAGAGACGTGTAGATTCTGGTGTTACCCCACGGGTCAGACTCCATGCTGTATCCACACTGAGCAGCCAAGCTGGGTGTTAGCACAATGTGCTGGGTGCCAtctggaggagggaaaaaaaggcaaacatgACAGGGATCACATCTCCTAGGGATGAACCACAATCTGCTCATCATTCGCAGTTTTCATACTCACTGATTGCTTCCACCTCAAGCTGGTTCCCCACTGCTAGAGCCTTGTCTAACGACAGCCTCATGAGATTACCCGCACAGTGTGACTTTAAACCACtgcctgtttttaaagaaaaggcTTGTGAGGAGGTGAAGCAAATTCAAAAGTCATATAAAAGTGATTTGAATGAATGACGGCTTACTTGACTGCGAATTGAGCTTCCCATTTGGCCTTGCTTGACCCAAGATGATTACTGCAGCCATCAAGTTCCATAACAAActtaaagaaacacacactttaGAAACGTTCAAGTAGGCAAACAGCACATATTACAAACAAGAAAACTAACTTACACGTTCTCAAGTCTCCTCATGTTGAAATCTGAGTGCAGCCAAACAGAAAACGACAGGAATCCAATCACTATCAGAACTTGGCAGTGAAACCCCAGCAAGCCCctaccaacaaaaaaaaagcccaacTCTGAAGTGACAGGGCTGACTGATTAACCGAGCCATCACCAGCTGATTTATACATCAGTTAATGACAATGAACAGGTGAGGCACATTAGTGATACTACACCCACCTCGGATGAAGTTTGTAATGAAAAGACTCGGAAATTAAAAGACTTTAATCAGTttttatgataataaaatgGAATTTAATGAATGACTAATGAAtcttaagacattttaaaatagaagagaaaaatcttaatTGATTGATAttcatgcttaaacaaactaaattaactgttttcatgactgaataaacaatctgacCTTAAAgttcaacacaatttcatactgttttactttgtttatatgtggcggaccctgccaccgttctagcttcaaacagtgttctggaccttattttcctctgagaacagcttgtttgttcaatTATGGAAATTGTAaaatatctgagtttgtattattaccttatcaatattgtaaatattacctttcaGAGTTTCTttaccaaaactacatagtgcacctttaagctgtGACTGAGCTTCAATTCAAGAAACCTGTTCTTCCTTTGCAGCTGAGAGACTCATTACTGTATATGCTAACCCTTAATTATGGCCTGTTTATAGTCACAAGCCTCTTCCCAGTGTCTTTATTGCTGACAGTAAAATCCAAGTTCATCCTTTCACCTGGTGCTCCTGGGCTGAACTGGGCTCATACAATGATATACTTTCATTTATGAGGCCATTAAAAATTTTCCAACTGGTATTGAGTCACTGCAGGAAAGAAATTATCGCTGCCCTGCTGAACAAAAATATCAAGGTAAAGGTCTTTTCACACCAACTCACTAAGGCACTCCCATTGCACATCATggattttattaaaaaatactcaagtaaaaactTTGAAACTCCCAAAACTTTCACTTGTTCAAAGTCCCTCTTGGCATCATTGAAAAAACCCAGTTGCTAAAGAAAGAAGTGTGTAAGCTTATGATTGTAACGTGCTGCCACACTGGCTTGTTAGGAGTCAGCAGTTATTTTCTGGGCAGCATGGGAACAAGCGAACACACAGCTCCATCTAGTGTCTTTGAGAAAACACACCAGACTGAGGTTATGGAAAGAAAAATGCACCTAAAATTGTtctaaaagaaaatcagaatgATTTATAGGTTGGTCCCCTAACGGTTCTTGTAAAGAAAGACAAGGTTCTGTAGACGTTATAGGAACGTCATTTAGAGACCTAGAAGGGACATCCTATAGTATCACCTAATTGTTCCCAGAGTGTCCTGAATATTCCTTGATAGCCACCAGATAACATCACCCTACCCTTTGAAGAACTCCAAATCATGACCGTCTGGGAACGTTCTGGTTTACAAGCAacgtttttttaatgttctcaGAATAAACAATTTCTAGCTGGAGACGTTATTGGAATGTGGTGTAGAGAGCTAGAAGGAATGTTTTATAGTAATGGTCCCCTAAACGCTCCCAGAACGTCCTGAATGTTGCCAATTAATGTCCCCCTAACCTTTCAAGAACTCCACATCATGACTTAGTGGGAACATTATAAGAACGTAGTCTAGAAACCTAGACCTAGACCAAGAACTCCACATTGTGGCTGCGTTCTGGAAATGTTCCAAGGTGGTGTCTTTTACACCAGCAGGGACATTCTCAGAACATTCTTGGGATGTACAATTTCTAGCTGCAGACGTTATAGGAACAAAGTGTAGAGAACATTGTATAGTAATGGTCCCTTGAGTGTTCCCAGAATATCCTGAATGTCCCTTGAAAGTAGCCAAATAACTTCTTCCTTACTTTTAAAGAATTCCACATTGTGACCACGAGACtccttttaatttatttattgattatagTTTATTTATAGTCACAAATGTCCTCACAGTGTCTTAATTACAACCCAAACTCTGTGCTGTCCACTAACAGACGTATACAATGATATACTTTCATTTCTCAGCCCATTAAATTAGATTTTCCAGTCATGAGTCAGTGCAGAAAAGAAATTCATCAACGCTCTGCTTAACAAAAATCCAGATAGGTGAGGCGCCTAATGCAGTGGAACATTTCTTGTACTGATTgctttgttatttgtgtttcacTTTTAGATTTAACTTCACTCTTAATTTATTATAATACAGCTGTACAGAAATGTATGCacaagttaaattaaattaaattaaaagctCTCAGATTTTAggacatataaaacatgttc
This window harbors:
- the zpax1 gene encoding zona pellucida protein AX 1, coding for MRRLENVLLWNLMAAVIILGQARPNGKLNSQSSSGLKSHCAGNLMRLSLDKALAVGNQLEVEAINGTQHIVLTPSLAAQCGYSMESDPWGNTRIYTSLMSCYVDNKDDTTFNIGLRLKMHGQSPSDVVSHDVTQTCSYTRWASKEILCDRNYMEVSNHMAKPVAQAEAKGQTQEEDAKLNAVPDASGDAHGIWKMTFYSPEPVSMVLREAEQAGYGAMMTSSRLVMRSPYNTAESYTEDVAGIPMEVFKVSAYYKAPHGLSMVNLAAACPTGGVLFTEDVISWHVPRRVTPLLDGGYKITEMHMGINGQKLDKSQMATRGYTLTTTDFHIVIEIPVGSPDGYFKSHAPDYQYHITYSVEPMLELLWRVDNSQEDTRYKVLFPITTPLMPRPPHNQDHTVPEERVFSVLVGTFLHDVALRNITFSTGVLTVEESRTRGFTVQEHSFPNGTKSFSLQVPIDEDVVLKHNPEPLVTTYFLPLIFGFIILPEETPFAHPVDVDISLQDVVLPTVTGTCDQNQFYVSVTYGNQGSNFKTMVGPRPLSPEMAEGYSFQENATHFSLIVPYNSIDTAFELITSDSVKARLDLLLYEPNNNWVLADLYLACNFPLTTTQCYANGTMAAWAVKVESVPNLNPSWLTLNDQSCKPVFSDDRFAYFSFSVDSCGTTRTFFDHYMLYENEIALYHDNRKGAAYTSPVDPDYRQTISCYYVVNDTQTISFSYKPRSIEPSAEIGSGQLMVQMRLAQDASYDLFYQAEDYPVVKYLRQPLYFEVELMQSTDPQLELILENCWATLQEDRASLPSWDIIVDSCQNRDDSYATIFHPVMSDTRVAVPSHIKRFSIKMFTFTRDEEVLKDEIYVHCDAVICDTNNQADGACRGQCVDPTGMSNLRHHGIKEIKMERRSTDSTHQRQISSGPILLNPQSNL